CCGTTCAGTGTAGATTTAGTTATGAAATTGAACAGTTCTGGGACATGCCCTGCCTGAGAAAGCAGTGACTTAGAtcctgaaaatatttttcactttggTGAGTCATGCATCTGTGAATTTTTGCCCACAGGTACTCAGAGGCTTTGATCCTAGAGGACTGGGTTTGTGGGATATGGCCCAATAGCAGCAGCCCGTGATGCCGGACCATGACAGCGACTCCCTCCTGAACAGACAGACCAAGCGAAGACGTGTGGACATTGGTGTTAAGAGGACCGTGGGCAGCACAGcctcctccacagcagcagccacaacaGCAACCACTGATAATATTGCCCGCGCCAAAGCAGCCATTTTCAGTGCCATGAACTCTCTGAGCTCCCACTCTCACCACGGATCAGACACCGACTCCATGGAGTGCTCTGTAGTGCAGCCACATGGTGGGCCTGGCGTTGTATCAGCCAGTGACAGTGAGTCCAAATCCAATGTGCTCCGGAAGCTGCTGAAGAGGGCCAACTCGTACGAGGACACCATGATGCCCTTCCCTGGCACCACCATTATCTCCCAGCTTCTCAAGAATAACATGGCTAAAAACGGAGGAGGACCcgagaggggagaaagaggggacagaggggacagaggggacagaggtgacagaggtgacagaggggagGTCGGCTTCCCTGGATCAGGGCTCTCCAATGCAGGTTCAGATGCTCCCCAGGAGGATGCCTGCAGTAACTCCTCCCAGGACAGCACACCTCAAGAGTGCTTGTCACCGTTTGGTCGTCCTCCTGGCCTGGCCACCTTTGACATGGAACGTCTCAATGATGAACACCTGCGTGCCAAGCGAGCTCGTGTAGAAAACATTATACGTGGCATGAGCCACTCACCCAGTGTGGTGGTGCCTGCTGCTTCCCGTCATGAGCGTGACCATGACATGGATGGAGAAAGGGAGATGGAGCTAGACTGTCCACCCCCTCAGTCTCAGCAGCAGGCCCCCAGCAGCCCACGGGGAGGCGaggtgtgcagcagcagcagtcgaGAGAACAAGCGTAAGCAGCGCCTGcctcagcaacaacagcagagcTTCACCCAGCTGGTGTGCCAGAGGAAAGAACAGAAGCAGGAGGAGCGACGGCAACtcaagctgcagctggaggacatGCAGAAACAGCTACGCCAGCTGCAGGAGAAGTTCTTTCAGATCTATGACTCAACCGATGACTCAGAACACAACGACCTCCACAATGACCTCCACAACGACATAGGAAACATGTCTGAGGACAGCCCAGCCAGGTCTGACACCGGTGGCGATGACCGGGGTGGAGATGACTTGCGCTCTGACAATGAGATGTCTGACATGGACCCTGGCCATTTCCTGGATAGGGCGCGGGCACTGCTTCAAGAGCAGGCCCTGCTGGCAGATGGAGAGAAGCCGAGAAGAGAGGGGCTCGGCCGGAGCAAAGGACAGGGAGGTCCAGGCTCCTCCATGCACGCTGAAGGTAAACAGCTGGCAGAAACACTAAAGCAGGAACTCAATTCAGCCATGACCCAGGTGGTGGACACAGTGGTTAAGGTGTTTGCCAAGCCTCCACGCCCAACACCCCAGCAGGCCTTCCCCCCTCTTTCCATACCTCCTGAAAGATTTCCTACTGTTGTCAATGGAGACAACCCCAACTTCCACACCGCCAACCAGAGGCTGCAGTGTTTCGGTGATGTCATCATTCCCAATCCATTAGACTCCTTTGCCAGTATGCCCGGGATGCCAGGTTCTACCAATGACCAAACCGAGGCGCTGCCCTTGGTCGTGAGGAAGACTCCCAGtgagcaccaccaccaccagtccTCAGCTGTGGGTGCCCATGGCGGGCACCACCACCCCGCCCTTCACCCCTCATCGCTGTCTGCCTCCATGGGCTTCAGCCCCCCATCCTTTAGACATCCATTTCCACTGCCTCTCATGGGCTACCCTTTCCAGAGTCCCCTCGGTGCACCCACAGGTGGCTACCCAGGAAAGGACCGTTcctcaccagactccatggaCCTGTCCCGGGAGACCACCAGCCTGAGGACCAAGATGGCATCAGGTCACCACCTGGGGCACCATCACCGCTCTTGTTCACCAGCGCACCCTGGCAGCACAGCGGAGGGACTCTCTCTGTCCCTCATCAAGTCTGAGTGTGGTGACCTCCAAGACATGGCTGACATCTCACCCTACTCAGGCAGCAACGTATCCTTTTAAAAAatctggttgtgtgtgtgtgagtgtgtgtgtttggcagggGGCGGGTTAAAAGCCAATAATAGGTTAAAGTGTTTTAACTCTACGAGGCCCATTTCAGACAAGCTCATGCCTGTGTAAGCCgggaaaaaactgaaaacaggtgATAATTCCTGGTAGACAGGTGTGAAACGCTGCATCTGAACCATGGAGttaaaaatcaaatcttttTTAGCCTGTTTGAAACTAGCCTAAGAATCTGAGAAATTGTTGATGAATCACTTTTCCTCCCACTGCTGTTCTCTTCTCCATTGTACTGcattgttgtatttatttttaaactcaTACCTCTTCCTTCTCACAGCACCATACAGCCTTTTCTTCCATCTTCAATCCTAAGTGCTTTAAAAGCTTTCTTGTCACATATCACTTACTCTCAAAGATTAGGTCCCCATGACATTTACTGCCCCAATTCCTTTTATAAAAATGGCCTGAAAGTACAAGGGGGTAAATAGCATTCCGAAACTTGGCACACAATAGTGTTATATAGCCTCCCTTATAGTTTAACCCCAGCGTGCCCCAATCATGCCCTACGGATAAAGAGGCTATCCCCTATGGGAGGCTCAAATTGAATCCCCTGGAGACTCGGGACTAACAGCTTAAACAGATACATTCAGGCCCTTCTCTGTTTCCCCTGTACCTCCTTAGTCCCTAAGTATTCAACACCCCTTAACCCTTATGAAAGTTTGATTCGCGTCACACTGGTTGTCCATAGAAAGCTTTGTCTTCAAGTCATTAACATTCATTACGTGATTAAGAAATTAATCCAACAGCTTTTTACCTGTTGGGGCTTTATTAGTTAAGTGAATATGTATATTTAACACTTTGGATGCCTTGTTTTTGGTGTGTACCTGAGTGCCTAGCCTTTttcaagtatgtgtgtgtgtgtgtgtgtgtgtatgtgtttttgtgtgcatacatgtcACAAAAGGTTCGCCTGAGGACTCGGTAAAGATGTATATTTATGattgcttgtgttttctcttgtgTTCCTCTTATCATCCATCGCTGTTGTAAAAAGCCCACAATCATTGtcgtttcttttctctttttttcatttcataaagaTCTGTCAACAGCCCGGGGGGCCCTTCGGCTGTTGCTTGGCAGCCAaatacttctttttttgttttccctccctgcaaacccccctcctccccgtCTTTTCTTTGAAGCGGACGTTAACAGGTGTTTGCAGCGAGCTGTTTATCTTTCATTACCTCGCCTTGTCTTGTCTTCTGACCCAAGGGTGAACGCTTTCCAGAGATCCATAATCCTTTGCTTCTATGGGCTCCCGATGGAgggatgaaaagagaaaagggagagagacatacagagactgagagaaagtAGAAAACAATCAAACAGTAACCACATATGCCAGATGCTGTGGCTTTTATTGTAGCATTTATAAATTCAGGGCATTAACAGATGTACTCGCCTAAATGGAAAAAATAGCCAGAACAACATGTCCacatgtgttgttttcatttttcatatttcatttttgattcCCAGAGCTTATTCCACAGGTTTAGGAACAAAGTTTGGCATTTACaggatagttttttttaaatcataatttgtATGACATTTATGAATgagtttatttgtatttgtactcTCTCTGTTTATAGCTGGTTCCACTGATATGgaattttttaatgtttctttagctttcttattttttctgaGCCTCAGAAGGCAGAGACAGCTTGTCAGACATTTTGAGAGGGGTGTTCAAGTTCACCAGCTCTCAGCAGCGTTATGGAGCAGATGGCTGCTATCAATTTCCTCATTTGTTCTCAGTCCGACTCCAAATATTCTTGTCCTTACACCTGGAATTAGGAAGTGGTGCAGCTATTTTCCTCTCATGACTTTGGGCTTTGGGGAAGTGTTGTGAGAATGATGATGTCTTGTCAGATGTGGCAGCCGAACAGTGGGCCAGCTGGTATGAGTGCACCATCATGACAAAATAATAGCCTTGCACGCCACCCCTAAGTCCAATCACAATTACATTTGCAAGCTGTGAGTGAATTGGAGATGAAAATGCCTCATCGGGAGATATGAGACTTCTTAATTGTGGTCTGAAGGGAGGTGATATTGTGTTTATGGCTTCCGAGGTAAAACCTTAATatctttgttttaaaataatttttaatttcaatgATAAGGCGAAAGCGATGCTAATCCTAattgaaaaagcaaaaacaaatcaatctGAGTGTAAGTGCGCAGCTCTAACCGCAAATAAAGCCCACCTTGCCTGACTGAAAGAGAGCTCTCTTTTTCTccgtctctccttctccctctccctgtctgaGGATCCATTGTATCCTCTCCACTTGGAGCAGATGGTGTGGTGTGGAGAGTGAAGTGCTGCTCTTTTGGCCAGGCCTGACAGAGTAACACCAGTCTGCCAGGGTTTCCCCCACAAGACCCTCACTGCGTATACaactaactctctctctctctctccctgaatCAGACAAAGTAGACAGGGTCTTTAAGGAGCCAACCCAGTGTGGTTCACCATTTGCTGGCTTTGCTGTGTAACCCTGAGGCCAAGGGCAATCCAATCTAGCAGCTGATGCCTTCTTCCCACTCTATAGTTACAGCTACATCTGGACACTTGACTGATTTTAACGATCACAGCCACCCCCGTAGATCATAAATAATGTCAAGCAATGTATTTTGACCACTCAAGTGTAAACAGTCTTCATGAAAACTTAGGGCAGCATCTTCTGTCTAATTTAAAGCCCTGTCTTGCTTCTGCTTAATGAAAACCCTTGTTGAAGCGGACTGAGAGTTTAACATGCAGCCCACCCCCATCCCCATTCCCTCTTCAATGTCTTATCCTCCAGATTGATATTATCAGATGCATTATACGGCCGTTAATTCACCATGGAAATGGCTTGGGCCGTTCGGTGGCGCAGATGTGTTTCAGTCCCCCCATCACTGGCTGAGACCAAAGCCTCAGAgcccctcttctccttctcctcctccttcttttgcTCCTCCAAGGGTTTGGCAGCGGCAGAGAGGCTGGGGGGTAGGggtggagcagagggaggagagggggatgtAATTGAAGGTTGGAACCATACTATCCCTCAAGGTGCCCCCACCAGCCCATCTCCATCCTCTA
Above is a genomic segment from Pempheris klunzingeri isolate RE-2024b chromosome 18, fPemKlu1.hap1, whole genome shotgun sequence containing:
- the LOC139218081 gene encoding prospero homeobox protein 1-like, which encodes MPDHDSDSLLNRQTKRRRVDIGVKRTVGSTASSTAAATTATTDNIARAKAAIFSAMNSLSSHSHHGSDTDSMECSVVQPHGGPGVVSASDSESKSNVLRKLLKRANSYEDTMMPFPGTTIISQLLKNNMAKNGGGPERGERGDRGDRGDRGDRGDRGEVGFPGSGLSNAGSDAPQEDACSNSSQDSTPQECLSPFGRPPGLATFDMERLNDEHLRAKRARVENIIRGMSHSPSVVVPAASRHERDHDMDGEREMELDCPPPQSQQQAPSSPRGGEVCSSSSRENKRKQRLPQQQQQSFTQLVCQRKEQKQEERRQLKLQLEDMQKQLRQLQEKFFQIYDSTDDSEHNDLHNDLHNDIGNMSEDSPARSDTGGDDRGGDDLRSDNEMSDMDPGHFLDRARALLQEQALLADGEKPRREGLGRSKGQGGPGSSMHAEGKQLAETLKQELNSAMTQVVDTVVKVFAKPPRPTPQQAFPPLSIPPERFPTVVNGDNPNFHTANQRLQCFGDVIIPNPLDSFASMPGMPGSTNDQTEALPLVVRKTPSEHHHHQSSAVGAHGGHHHPALHPSSLSASMGFSPPSFRHPFPLPLMGYPFQSPLGAPTGGYPGKDRSSPDSMDLSRETTSLRTKMASGHHLGHHHRSCSPAHPGSTAEGLSLSLIKSECGDLQDMADISPYSGSNIQEGLSPNHLKKAKLMFFYTRYPSSNMLKMFFSDVKFNRCITSQLIKWFSNFREFYYIQMEKFARQSINDGVTGTEELTVSRDCELFRALNMHYNKANDFEVPDRFLEVAEITLREFFNAIVAGKDVDPSWKKAIYKVICKLDSEVPEIFKSPNCLQELLHE